A portion of the Micromonospora vinacea genome contains these proteins:
- a CDS encoding ABC transporter ATP-binding protein: MTASPANSTKVRGETILSVDNLVKHFPITQGVLFQRQIGAVKAVDGVSFELRRGETLGVVGESGCGKSTLARLLMRLETPTSGRATLEGKDLFKASGGELRRLRRNMQMVMQDPYTSLNPRMTVGDIIGEPFEIHPDAAPKGSKGKRVQELLDLVGLNPEHINRYPHQFSGGQRQRIGIARALALKPEVIVCDEPVSALDVSIQAQVINLLKQLQGELGLSYIFIAHDLSVVRHIADRVAVMYLGRIVEIGTEDEIYERATHPYTQALLSAVPVPDPEARDQRNMIRLVGDVPSPADPPSGCHFRTRCWKAQDICAVEDPATVPRAADPHPSACHFAELRPTTAA; encoded by the coding sequence ATGACAGCGTCGCCCGCTAACTCCACGAAGGTCCGCGGCGAGACCATCCTCTCCGTCGACAACCTGGTGAAGCACTTCCCGATCACTCAGGGCGTGCTGTTCCAGCGGCAGATCGGGGCGGTGAAGGCCGTCGACGGGGTGAGTTTCGAGCTGCGTCGGGGCGAGACGCTTGGCGTGGTCGGCGAGTCCGGCTGCGGCAAGTCCACCCTCGCCCGGCTGCTGATGCGGTTGGAGACGCCCACCTCCGGACGCGCCACCCTGGAGGGCAAGGACCTGTTCAAGGCCTCCGGCGGCGAGCTGCGCCGGCTGCGCCGCAACATGCAGATGGTGATGCAGGACCCGTACACCTCGCTGAACCCGCGGATGACCGTCGGCGACATCATCGGCGAGCCGTTCGAGATCCACCCGGATGCCGCGCCGAAGGGCAGCAAGGGCAAGCGTGTCCAGGAACTGTTGGACCTGGTTGGCCTCAACCCGGAGCACATCAACAGGTACCCGCACCAGTTCTCCGGCGGTCAGCGTCAGCGCATCGGCATCGCCCGGGCCCTGGCGCTGAAGCCCGAGGTGATCGTCTGCGACGAGCCGGTGTCGGCGCTGGACGTCTCCATCCAGGCCCAGGTGATCAACCTGCTCAAGCAGCTCCAGGGCGAGCTGGGGCTCTCGTACATCTTCATCGCGCACGACCTGTCGGTGGTGCGGCACATCGCCGACCGCGTCGCGGTGATGTACCTCGGTCGGATCGTCGAGATCGGCACCGAGGACGAGATCTACGAGCGGGCCACCCACCCGTACACCCAGGCTCTGCTCTCTGCCGTGCCGGTGCCGGACCCGGAGGCCCGCGACCAGCGCAACATGATCCGGCTGGTCGGCGACGTGCCCAGCCCGGCCGACCCGCCGAGCGGGTGCCACTTCCGGACCCGCTGCTGGAAGGCCCAGGACATCTGCGCCGTCGAAGACCCGGCCACCGTTCCCCGGGCAGCGGACCCCCACCCGTCCGCCTGCCACTTCGCCGAACTCCGCCCAACCACCGCAGCCTGA